ATCACTGCCTTACGAGGTACTATCACGGAATGACTTGGTAACTCCTGCTCTAAAGGCATTGTACAAACCGCTAAACGATGTCCATCCGTTGCAACAGTACGTAGTAGATTTCCTTCCGTTTCAAACTTCATTCCATTTAAAAAATAACGTGCATCTTGGTTTGCCATAGAAAACTGCGTTGCTTCAATTAAACGAGTTAAAGTAGCTTGCGCTATATTAAAATCAACCTCAGGATTCCAATCCATTAAACTTGGATAATCACTCGCAGGTAAAGTAGCTAAATTAAACTTACTACGAGAGGCCTGTATTAACGCTCGCCCCTCTTCAAATTTAATAGCAATTACACTATCCTCTGGTAAACTTTTACATATATCTAAAAATTTTCTTGCTGGAATAGTGAATTTTGCCTCAGAAGGTAAACTCTCCGTTAATTCAGCTTGGGTTGTTAATTCAACCTCCAAATCTGTACAGGTAAGAAAAAGTTGATTACCTTTAATTTCCAGTAAAACATTGCCAATTATAGGCAAAGTTGGACGACTATTTAAAACACTACAAACCTGTTGTAATGGTTTTAATAATTTTTCACGTGTAATAGTAAATTGCATAACAATTCCTTAGGATGATAATTTCCGCGTTAAATTAGTGTAATCTTCTCGAAGACTGCTATCAGAATCCATTAACTCATTAACTCTTTTTATTGCGTGCATCACAGTAGTATGATCTTTACCACCAAACTCACGCCCAATCTCAGGTAAGCTGTGATTGGTTAATTCTTTCGCCAATGCCATTGCTATTTGACGAGGTCGAGCAAACATCTGCTTACGACTTTTAGATTTTAAATCTGAAATTTTTATATTATAACGTTCTGCGACGATTTTTTGAATATTCTCAATAGTCACTAAATGCTCGTAAGATGAAATTAAGTCTTTTAATGCTTCACGGACTGCATCAATAGTAATTGGACGCTTAGTAAATTTTCGCCACGCAATCACTCTATTTAATGCGCCTTCTAATTCCCTTACATTAGTACGCAACTTTTGAGCAAGGAAAAAAGCCACATCTTCACTTAAAGACGCCCCTCGCTCTTCCGCTTTTTTCATTAAAATGGCGACTCGGGTTTCAAGTTCAGGTGGTTCAATAGCGGCATTCACTCCCCAACTTAAACGAGAACGAATGCGCTCTTCAATATTTTGAATATTTTTAGGGAATACATCTGAGGCAACAATAATCTGTTTACTGCGTTCAAATAACGTATTAAACGTATGAAAAAACTCTTCTTGAGAAGCCTCTTTATTGGCAAAAAATTGAATATCATCAATCATCAACACATCAAGAGAACGGTAAAAATTCTTAAATTTCTCAATCGAATTACTTTTTAATGCTTTCACCATCTCCTGAACAAAACGTTCAGAGTGGATATACACAATTTTTGCTTTAGGATTCTTTTTAAGAATTTCATTACCAATGGCGTGTAAAAGATGGGTTTTACCCAAACCAGTGCCACCATAAAGCGAAAATGGATTACAATGACTTTCCCCAACATTATCAACCACAAGTTCAGCAATAGATTTTGCCATCTGATTTGATTTACCCTGCACAAAGTTATCAAAGGTTAAACCTTCCTGTAACCCCGTTTTTATGGTCGAATAATGGTTACCCTCTTTCATTTCTGATGAGGGTATATTGCTCTGCTTAATAATCTCCGTCTCTTTTGGTTTCAGCCCCATTTTAATCACCACATTAAGCTGCTCATTTTTAGATAAAAAACGAACTAACTCTGTAATGTCAGACATAAATTTTTCCTGCACCCAATTGGCAACAAATGGATTCTGAGCATATAATGTCAGTTCATTGTTCTCTAATGTTGCTTGTAATGGGCGCAACCAAGTGTTAAATTCCGATGAGGATACTTTTGTTTGCAAATGTTCTAAACTGTCACGCCAAAGAGAAGACACGAGTTACTCCAAAAAAATAATAAAAATCGATCTAAAAAGATCTCATATGATACCTCAAAATATGATGAAAATCCTTATTATTTTTTACAAATTTTTTGATCAATCGCACCGCTTATTGACTTAAAAATTGATAACATATTTTTATCACACTATTAATTATACAGAGAGAAAAATTGAAAACACTGACTTGTAACCAAACATTAAATACCTTAGGTCTGCGATGCCCAGAACCTATTATGCTAGTACGCAAAACCATTAGAAATATGCAAAAAGGGCAAATTTTACTGGTGGATGCCGACGATCCTGCCACAACTCGTGATATTCCTAGTTTCTGTGAATTTATGCAACATCAATTGCTAGAGGCTCAAACCGAAACACTGCCATATCAATATTGGATAAAAAAAGGTATTTAAAGAGAAAAATTAAATCACTGATAAGATTGATTCAAATTTATGAGAATGGAAAATTTTTAAGTAAATTAAATAAAACAAAGGCGGCCAATTTGACCGCCTTGTTGTAATCTTATTGATTGTTTTGAACGTAATCAATCGCAGATTGAACAGTAGTAATTTTTTCAGCTTCTTCATCTGGAATTTCAATATCAAATTCTTCTTCTAAAGCCATTACTAACTCAACAGTATCTAAAGAATCTGCACCTAAATCATCAATAAATGATGCTTCTGGTTTTGCGTCTTCTTCTTTAACGCCAAGTTGTTCAACAATGATATTTTTTACGCGTTCTTCAATGCTCATTTTTTGTTTCCTATGTATGAATTCGCCTAACTGCGAAAATGTATAGTGTAAAGAAAATTTAACTGATTGCAACTTTTTTCATAGGAAGTCCAATCAGCTACGCTTTTCCTCGCACCGTTTAATAAAAATAATTCGCCCCACGGTTTGAACGAAAAAGCACAGTAATTCTACCATTATGTATTGTGTTGATCCATAGTTGATTTTTGATGAAAGTCTCGTTTTTATAAAAAAAGCTAAAAATTACTCAAATAATCGCCATACACAACAGATCTAAGTATGAAAACAATTGACTTATTTTCTAAAGTTGTTTTAATTCTCCTGTTTTTGTTAAATTATACAATCAGGAGGAATGTTATGGCAGAAAGTTTTAAAGTTACTCGTCGTTTTTTTGACGATAAAAATTATCCAAGAGGCTTTTCACGTCAAGGTGATTATACTATTTTTGAGTCTCAACTTTTAGAACAATTCGGTCAAGCCTGCTTAGCCTTAGAATTAGGCGAGCGAGAAGCAAAAACAACAGAGGAAAAACAGTTTGTATCCGTAATAAAAAAAGAACGTGAAGCAGAAACGCCTTTAGAAAAAGTATGGATAAAATACCGTACCAAAATAAACCTCTCGAAGCGTTTATATACACTTGCAGATAATCTTGGCAGTGATACGGAAGATTTATCTGACTAACCTAAAATTAGCTAAAAGGATGTTTCGCTTTTTTATACATAATTAACCGCCTGAGATAGACATTTTATGACATTACCCATTGAACAATATCCTCAATTATTTGCAAAAAAAGTGGCAAATCTGACCGCTTTACTTGCTCCTTTTAATCCTCCTTGTATCGAAGCTTTTGAATCTGAAACACGCCATTTCCGTCTACGTGCAGAATTTCGCATTTGGCATAATGATGACGATCTTTATCACATAATGTTTGATCAACAAACCAAACAACGCTATCGAGTCGATCAATTTCCGATTGGTAGTCAGCTAATTAATCAAATGATGACAGCATTATTAGATGAAATTCGCACCAATGACGTATTAAGACATCGTTTATTTCAAGTGGATTACCTTACGTCATTAAGTGGACAAATTGTGGTATCAATGTTGTACCATAAAAAATTAGATGATGAGTGGACAGCACAAGCCAAATTACTTAAACAAAATTTAATTCAACAGGGTTTTGATGTTCAATTGGTGGGACGTGCCACAAAGCAAAAAATTGTGGTTGATCGTGATTATGTCGAAGAAAAATTAACCATTGATAATAAGGAATATATTTATCGCCAAGTAGAAAATAGTTTTACTCAGCCTAATGCAAAAATAAATATAAAAATGTTAGAGTGGGCAAGAAGTTGTACCGCAAATAGCGAAGGGGATTTATTAGAGCTTTATTGTGGAAATGGCAACTTCTCCATAGCACTTGCCAGCCAATTTAGAAAAGTATTAGCAACGGAAATTTCTAAATCATCGGTTGCCTCCGCACAGTATAATATTGAACAAAATCAAATTGATAACTTACAAATTATCAGAATGTCAGCGGAAGAATTTACGCAAGCGTTGAATGGTGTACGTGGTTTTTACCGCTTGAAAGACGTGCAACTTTCAG
This DNA window, taken from Pasteurella skyensis, encodes the following:
- the acpP gene encoding acyl carrier protein, giving the protein MSIEERVKNIIVEQLGVKEEDAKPEASFIDDLGADSLDTVELVMALEEEFDIEIPDEEAEKITTVQSAIDYVQNNQ
- the trmA gene encoding tRNA (uridine(54)-C5)-methyltransferase TrmA, whose translation is MTLPIEQYPQLFAKKVANLTALLAPFNPPCIEAFESETRHFRLRAEFRIWHNDDDLYHIMFDQQTKQRYRVDQFPIGSQLINQMMTALLDEIRTNDVLRHRLFQVDYLTSLSGQIVVSMLYHKKLDDEWTAQAKLLKQNLIQQGFDVQLVGRATKQKIVVDRDYVEEKLTIDNKEYIYRQVENSFTQPNAKINIKMLEWARSCTANSEGDLLELYCGNGNFSIALASQFRKVLATEISKSSVASAQYNIEQNQIDNLQIIRMSAEEFTQALNGVRGFYRLKDVQLSDYNCNTILVDPPRAGLDQDTLNLVQNYERILYISCNPHTLVDNLQQLCTTHRIERCALFDQFPYTDHIESGVWLIRK
- a CDS encoding DUF413 domain-containing protein translates to MAESFKVTRRFFDDKNYPRGFSRQGDYTIFESQLLEQFGQACLALELGEREAKTTEEKQFVSVIKKEREAETPLEKVWIKYRTKINLSKRLYTLADNLGSDTEDLSD
- the tusA gene encoding sulfurtransferase TusA, which encodes MKTLTCNQTLNTLGLRCPEPIMLVRKTIRNMQKGQILLVDADDPATTRDIPSFCEFMQHQLLEAQTETLPYQYWIKKGI
- the dnaN gene encoding DNA polymerase III subunit beta → MQFTITREKLLKPLQQVCSVLNSRPTLPIIGNVLLEIKGNQLFLTCTDLEVELTTQAELTESLPSEAKFTIPARKFLDICKSLPEDSVIAIKFEEGRALIQASRSKFNLATLPASDYPSLMDWNPEVDFNIAQATLTRLIEATQFSMANQDARYFLNGMKFETEGNLLRTVATDGHRLAVCTMPLEQELPSHSVIVPRKAVIELSRLLISSDEAVRLEIGSNHIRISMNNIVFTSKLIDGRFPDYRRVLPRNADRILESDTEVLKRALVRAAILSNERFRGVRLVLTNNLLKITANNPEQEEAEEIIDVAYQNIEMEVGFNVSYLLDVLNALKCERVRINLVDSASSCLIEDCDNNTAEYVIMPMRL
- the dnaA gene encoding chromosomal replication initiator protein DnaA is translated as MSSLWRDSLEHLQTKVSSSEFNTWLRPLQATLENNELTLYAQNPFVANWVQEKFMSDITELVRFLSKNEQLNVVIKMGLKPKETEIIKQSNIPSSEMKEGNHYSTIKTGLQEGLTFDNFVQGKSNQMAKSIAELVVDNVGESHCNPFSLYGGTGLGKTHLLHAIGNEILKKNPKAKIVYIHSERFVQEMVKALKSNSIEKFKNFYRSLDVLMIDDIQFFANKEASQEEFFHTFNTLFERSKQIIVASDVFPKNIQNIEERIRSRLSWGVNAAIEPPELETRVAILMKKAEERGASLSEDVAFFLAQKLRTNVRELEGALNRVIAWRKFTKRPITIDAVREALKDLISSYEHLVTIENIQKIVAERYNIKISDLKSKSRKQMFARPRQIAMALAKELTNHSLPEIGREFGGKDHTTVMHAIKRVNELMDSDSSLREDYTNLTRKLSS